The following are encoded in a window of Roseivirga misakiensis genomic DNA:
- a CDS encoding DNA topoisomerase 3 encodes MKVCIAEKPSVAKEIAEVIGAGARKDGYYEGNGYQVTWTFGHFCTLLPPEDYKPHWKRWDLNTLPMLPDRFETKVMDDSGVKKQFKVIESLFSKASLVINCGDAGQEGELIQRWVIKKAGYQGEVQRLWISSLTTEAIKAGFSNLKPATEFDNLYYAGSSRAIGDWLLGMNATRLYTLKYGGFKQVLSIGRVQTPTLAMLVSRHHEIENFKPQPYWEIQTKYRDTVFHNSTGKYTKKEDGEEILQKISGEELFITSTEKKDGKEYAPKLFDLTSLQVYCNSKFGFTAEVTLKIVQKLYEMKVVTYPRVDTTFLPNDMYPKIPGILKGLSKYSGFTAPLLGKTIRKSKKVFNDNKVTDHHAIIPTGEEKHLNSDEQKVYDIIVRRFLAVFYPDCEVAKTQVKANVVDIPFVAKGKEILVEGWRTLFPKEKKKSDEEEGEQKEEEENLLPTFQIDEHGPHEPSFLEKTTKSPNNYTEASLLRAMETAGKHVDDDELRDLMKANGIGRPSTRANIIETLFRRKYTERRKKQVVPTAMGIQLIDTIQNQLLKSAELTGQWEKQLKEIENGEFGAKRFIANMMKMVDELVYEVRSETGRPRLTNEPPDKPKKKPQKKEANMKCPKCGEGKVLKGKSSYGCSQWKSGCHLRIPFTYLEKKLTDKQIERLVDKGATTKLKGFKIEGQKVEGIIKIDGAGELSFENLSKPNTDQKSGEMPICPKCKKGQLIKGQTAYGCNRWKSGCDFRYPFEEIKRQANGQPLTRELVLEIISH; translated from the coding sequence ATGAAAGTATGTATTGCCGAGAAACCTAGTGTTGCCAAGGAGATTGCTGAGGTGATCGGTGCGGGCGCTAGAAAAGACGGTTATTACGAAGGAAACGGTTATCAAGTCACGTGGACATTTGGGCATTTCTGTACCCTACTCCCGCCCGAAGATTACAAACCACACTGGAAACGCTGGGATCTGAACACCCTCCCTATGCTGCCAGATCGCTTTGAAACCAAAGTGATGGATGATAGTGGCGTAAAAAAGCAATTCAAGGTCATAGAATCGCTTTTCAGCAAAGCCAGTTTGGTTATCAATTGCGGGGATGCAGGGCAAGAAGGAGAGCTGATCCAGCGATGGGTAATCAAAAAAGCTGGCTATCAAGGTGAAGTGCAAAGACTCTGGATTTCATCGCTGACGACGGAAGCAATCAAAGCAGGTTTTAGCAATTTGAAACCAGCCACCGAATTCGACAATCTGTATTACGCAGGAAGTTCGAGGGCCATTGGAGATTGGCTTTTGGGAATGAATGCCACCAGACTTTATACCCTTAAGTATGGAGGCTTTAAACAAGTCTTATCAATTGGGCGAGTTCAAACGCCTACCCTAGCCATGCTAGTGAGTAGGCACCACGAAATCGAGAATTTTAAACCTCAACCCTACTGGGAAATTCAAACGAAATATAGAGATACTGTATTCCATAACAGCACTGGAAAGTATACCAAAAAAGAAGATGGCGAGGAAATACTTCAAAAGATCAGCGGCGAAGAACTTTTCATTACTTCAACAGAAAAAAAGGATGGCAAGGAATACGCACCAAAGCTATTCGACCTCACCAGTCTACAGGTCTATTGCAATAGTAAGTTCGGGTTTACTGCTGAAGTGACACTCAAGATAGTTCAGAAACTATACGAAATGAAGGTGGTTACTTACCCGAGGGTAGACACTACATTTCTGCCCAATGACATGTACCCGAAGATTCCAGGAATCTTAAAAGGCCTGTCAAAATACAGTGGATTTACTGCACCACTGCTCGGGAAAACGATCCGCAAATCGAAGAAAGTTTTCAATGATAACAAGGTGACTGATCACCATGCCATTATTCCCACAGGAGAAGAAAAGCATCTTAATAGTGATGAGCAAAAAGTTTATGACATTATCGTCAGGAGATTTCTGGCCGTGTTTTATCCCGATTGCGAAGTAGCCAAAACTCAGGTAAAGGCAAATGTTGTCGATATTCCATTTGTAGCGAAGGGTAAAGAAATTTTGGTTGAAGGATGGCGGACACTTTTCCCAAAAGAAAAGAAAAAGAGCGACGAAGAAGAGGGTGAGCAAAAGGAGGAAGAGGAAAATTTACTACCTACTTTCCAAATCGACGAACATGGTCCACACGAACCTTCTTTTTTAGAAAAGACCACAAAATCACCTAACAATTACACCGAAGCGTCACTTCTGAGGGCGATGGAAACGGCCGGTAAACATGTGGATGATGATGAACTCCGTGACCTTATGAAGGCCAACGGTATTGGTCGTCCATCAACCAGGGCTAACATCATAGAAACGCTTTTTAGACGAAAATATACCGAGCGTAGGAAGAAACAGGTGGTACCAACCGCTATGGGTATTCAATTAATTGATACTATCCAAAATCAACTACTAAAGTCTGCCGAACTTACTGGGCAATGGGAAAAGCAGCTCAAGGAAATTGAAAACGGTGAATTTGGAGCTAAACGATTCATAGCCAATATGATGAAAATGGTTGATGAGTTGGTCTATGAAGTCCGTTCTGAAACCGGAAGGCCTAGATTGACCAATGAGCCTCCAGATAAGCCGAAGAAGAAGCCCCAGAAAAAGGAAGCCAATATGAAGTGTCCTAAATGTGGCGAAGGCAAAGTTTTGAAAGGTAAGTCTAGTTATGGCTGTAGCCAGTGGAAAAGTGGCTGCCATTTGAGAATTCCGTTTACCTATTTAGAAAAGAAACTAACTGATAAACAAATAGAAAGGCTGGTAGATAAAGGAGCTACTACTAAACTGAAGGGTTTTAAAATCGAGGGCCAAAAAGTTGAGGGCATCATAAAAATAGATGGCGCTGGAGAACTTAGCTTCGAGAATTTAAGCAAGCCAAACACTGATCAGAAATCAGGAGAAATGCCCATTTGCCCGAAATGTAAAAAAGGACAGCTCATTAAAGGTCAAACGGCTTACGGATGTAATCGGTGGAAATCAGGATGCGATTTTCGATATCCATTTGAAGAGATTAAGCGCCAAGCGAACGGCCAGCCATTGACAAGAGAATTAGTCTTGGAAATTATCAGTCATTAA
- a CDS encoding crotonase/enoyl-CoA hydratase family protein encodes MAYQHFKVEITEKVAQVKFNRPEKANSLHMEAWKEMQRIFEHLSTDDTVRVIVLAGEGKHFSAGIDLELLMSVNSFKKISCGAKRSEKIRHFILELQDTITAIEKCAKPVLAAIHGGCIGGAVDIVSACDMRYSSADAYFSIKEIDLGMVADIGTLQRLPKIISPAIVSEMAYTGRKVSGAEAEKIGLVNRCFDSSEALMEGVLEVANTIASKSPLSIRGTKEMIRFTRDHSVEDSLNYIATWNAAMLLSEDLNEAFKATMEKRAPEFKD; translated from the coding sequence ATGGCCTACCAACACTTCAAAGTCGAGATAACAGAAAAAGTAGCACAAGTAAAATTCAACAGACCAGAAAAAGCTAACTCCCTCCACATGGAGGCTTGGAAGGAAATGCAACGCATTTTTGAGCACCTTTCAACCGACGATACTGTAAGAGTAATTGTATTAGCTGGAGAAGGAAAACACTTTAGCGCTGGCATAGACTTAGAACTCCTAATGTCAGTCAATAGCTTTAAGAAAATTAGTTGTGGTGCAAAGCGCAGCGAAAAAATCCGCCATTTCATTCTCGAGCTTCAAGATACGATTACAGCGATCGAAAAGTGCGCTAAGCCAGTGCTAGCTGCTATCCACGGAGGCTGTATTGGAGGCGCAGTTGACATAGTTTCGGCTTGTGACATGCGCTACAGCTCGGCAGACGCCTACTTCTCCATTAAAGAAATCGACTTGGGTATGGTAGCTGATATTGGGACACTTCAACGTTTACCTAAAATCATATCACCTGCCATAGTTTCAGAAATGGCTTATACTGGTAGAAAAGTGAGTGGTGCAGAGGCAGAAAAGATCGGCCTAGTCAACAGGTGCTTCGACTCTTCTGAGGCTTTAATGGAAGGTGTCTTAGAAGTCGCAAACACTATTGCCAGCAAGTCTCCATTATCCATAAGAGGCACAAAAGAGATGATTCGTTTTACACGAGATCATAGTGTAGAGGACTCTTTGAACTACATCGCTACATGGAATGCCGCGATGCTCCTTTCTGAAGATTTAAACGAAGCCTTTAAAGCGACTATGGAAAAAAGAGCTCCAGAATTCAAAGACTAA
- a CDS encoding DsbA family oxidoreductase: protein MSQETITVDIVSDVACPWCYVGKRRFEAALKEWKGAPIKVEWHPYQLDPNMVAEGLDRDTYLVNKFGSIEKTQNMTDHLTNVGKTVGINFDFGPNWLAVNTLHLHQLLHVAGQEGFKDELKERFLRAYFEETKHLNNREHLDEIMAEFGWSPERVSEIIEDDTIAYAVKSEIAHYQQMGVSGVPFFIINNKYGISGAQPPEVFLEALNSVSPIEVIAEGDSCDPVSGDC, encoded by the coding sequence ATGAGTCAAGAAACCATCACCGTAGATATTGTATCGGATGTAGCCTGTCCGTGGTGTTATGTTGGGAAACGCCGTTTTGAAGCGGCCTTGAAAGAATGGAAAGGTGCTCCAATAAAAGTTGAGTGGCATCCTTACCAACTAGACCCAAATATGGTGGCTGAAGGGCTTGATCGAGATACCTACCTCGTCAATAAGTTTGGAAGTATCGAGAAAACCCAGAACATGACCGACCACTTGACTAATGTAGGAAAGACAGTGGGGATTAATTTCGATTTTGGTCCCAATTGGCTAGCTGTAAACACTTTACACTTGCACCAACTACTGCATGTAGCTGGACAAGAAGGGTTTAAAGATGAACTAAAAGAAAGGTTTCTGAGGGCTTATTTCGAAGAAACGAAGCATTTGAACAACCGAGAACATCTAGATGAGATTATGGCCGAATTTGGTTGGAGTCCTGAAAGAGTTTCAGAAATAATAGAAGACGACACGATCGCTTATGCCGTAAAAAGTGAAATAGCTCACTATCAACAAATGGGCGTTTCGGGTGTCCCATTCTTTATTATCAACAATAAATATGGCATCAGTGGTGCACAACCTCCAGAAGTATTCCTAGAGGCTTTGAACAGCGTCTCTCCTATAGAAGTAATCGCTGAAGGTGACAGTTGCGATCCAGTCTCGGGTGATTGCTAA
- a CDS encoding TlpA disulfide reductase family protein, producing MNTILVVEQLNMLSQRTTMKNPFKPLLLLTLCSIVCLASCDKQEEVPANGFIVSGNIPGLETEFMSTSYRGPDGERVNDSVFVKDGKFTYTGTITSPSFIVFWPNDEKTIKRSGRGYYPAKSSQFAFLASPGDRIEFKGEVTDFINAYPSGTAANDDLAKINSEIFPKLNASVNTQLEINKLVADDPKIEELRATMSAIDEEVLEIKKQFIKDNPASQAAAWYLSDMMVRSQISQEEAIATFKAFDSSLEGYTFYNQVAMRVEGIESTLPGKIMPNFTTELTLDGKPFALDELRGKHVLIDFWGIWCGPCVEEMPKVKEYQEKYKDKLYVLGVNSGDTKERIEKFIGENGYDWKQIMTGRGADDLVLKLNVAGFPTKFILDPEGEILHRYVGETIDAFAAIDEILQD from the coding sequence ATGAATACTATCTTAGTAGTCGAGCAACTCAACATGCTCAGCCAAAGAACTACTATGAAGAACCCATTCAAGCCTTTACTACTGTTGACCTTATGTTCAATCGTCTGTCTAGCCTCTTGCGACAAACAAGAGGAAGTTCCTGCGAACGGCTTTATTGTTAGCGGAAATATACCAGGTCTAGAAACGGAGTTTATGTCTACTTCTTATAGAGGACCAGATGGCGAAAGGGTTAATGATTCTGTCTTTGTGAAGGATGGTAAATTCACTTACACCGGAACAATCACTTCGCCAAGTTTTATCGTTTTTTGGCCAAACGACGAAAAAACGATTAAAAGATCAGGTAGAGGCTACTACCCTGCTAAGTCATCACAATTTGCATTTCTAGCCAGCCCCGGCGACAGAATTGAGTTTAAGGGGGAGGTCACAGATTTTATCAATGCTTACCCTTCTGGAACGGCGGCTAATGATGATCTTGCTAAAATCAACAGCGAGATATTCCCAAAGCTTAATGCATCGGTAAATACACAATTAGAAATAAATAAACTTGTTGCTGACGATCCCAAAATCGAGGAATTGAGAGCAACCATGAGCGCGATCGATGAGGAAGTACTGGAAATAAAAAAGCAGTTTATCAAAGACAATCCAGCGTCGCAGGCAGCCGCTTGGTACTTATCCGATATGATGGTTAGAAGTCAGATTTCTCAAGAAGAAGCGATCGCCACTTTCAAAGCTTTCGATTCTAGTTTAGAGGGGTACACTTTTTACAATCAAGTAGCCATGCGGGTTGAGGGTATAGAATCTACATTGCCAGGCAAGATCATGCCAAATTTCACGACTGAACTAACTTTAGACGGAAAGCCATTCGCCTTAGATGAACTCCGTGGGAAGCATGTTTTGATCGATTTTTGGGGGATTTGGTGTGGACCATGCGTGGAAGAAATGCCAAAAGTAAAGGAGTATCAAGAAAAGTATAAGGACAAGCTTTACGTGCTAGGTGTAAACAGCGGAGATACAAAAGAGCGTATTGAAAAATTTATCGGAGAAAACGGTTACGATTGGAAACAAATAATGACTGGACGTGGTGCCGATGATTTAGTTTTAAAACTTAATGTCGCTGGTTTCCCTACAAAATTTATACTCGACCCAGAAGGCGAAATCTTACACCGATACGTAGGTGAAACAATTGATGCATTTGCCGCGATCGATGAAATCCTTCAAGATTAA
- a CDS encoding alpha/beta fold hydrolase, whose protein sequence is MFLLKGYLSLLQLISPKLAAKQMFNFMSNPRIIKLRDFENEILDRSKKETVRFKSFDIQSYTWGDESDKVAMLIHGWEGQAGNFGGLIDPLLAKGYRVIAFDAPSHGYSSKGKTNMFDFVEIIDSFMVKIKPELVISHSFGSVIASASILNQSQLHFKNWIMVTSPHDFRERIQDVTDTLSISKPTVDILVRMIEEDLGESIDNLNMTNYCKRIKNVDQVTIVHSIHDKILPIRTSRKVHEAFEESEMIELENLGHYKILWSDELKEIVNRIA, encoded by the coding sequence ATGTTCTTACTGAAGGGCTACCTTTCACTTCTTCAATTGATCTCGCCCAAACTAGCGGCCAAACAAATGTTCAATTTCATGTCAAACCCAAGGATCATTAAGCTCAGGGATTTTGAAAACGAAATACTTGACCGATCTAAGAAGGAAACCGTTCGGTTTAAATCCTTTGATATTCAATCTTATACTTGGGGAGATGAATCAGACAAAGTGGCCATGCTTATACATGGATGGGAAGGTCAAGCAGGTAATTTTGGTGGTTTGATTGATCCGCTTTTAGCAAAAGGATATCGAGTAATAGCTTTCGACGCGCCATCACACGGCTATAGTTCCAAGGGAAAAACTAACATGTTTGACTTTGTAGAGATTATCGATTCGTTCATGGTGAAAATCAAGCCTGAACTAGTGATTAGTCATTCTTTCGGCAGCGTGATCGCATCTGCATCCATACTGAATCAATCTCAATTGCACTTTAAGAATTGGATTATGGTGACCAGTCCGCATGATTTTCGGGAAAGAATTCAAGACGTAACTGATACCTTGAGCATTTCAAAACCTACCGTCGATATACTTGTTCGTATGATTGAAGAAGACCTCGGTGAAAGTATCGATAACCTGAACATGACTAATTACTGCAAAAGAATAAAAAATGTTGATCAGGTAACGATTGTACATTCTATTCATGATAAAATCTTGCCGATCAGAACAAGCAGAAAAGTACATGAAGCTTTCGAAGAATCAGAAATGATTGAACTTGAGAACTTGGGACATTATAAAATCCTTTGGTCTGATGAACTTAAAGAGATAGTCAATAGAATAGCATAA
- a CDS encoding ArsR/SmtB family transcription factor, with the protein MNIIDINKALSNKTRLEILGWLKSPGDHFPPHTDLGHFNDGVCVQYIKEKSGLSQSTISHFLSLMQKAGLIIPTRHGKWTYYKRDEKMIKRYIAHLNEQL; encoded by the coding sequence GTGAATATCATTGATATCAATAAAGCGTTGAGTAACAAAACGAGGTTGGAGATACTCGGATGGCTAAAATCACCTGGAGACCACTTCCCACCACATACGGATTTAGGCCATTTTAACGACGGTGTATGCGTCCAATATATTAAAGAGAAATCGGGCTTATCACAATCAACCATATCTCATTTCTTGTCGCTTATGCAGAAGGCAGGACTTATTATTCCTACCCGACACGGCAAGTGGACCTACTACAAAAGAGACGAAAAGATGATTAAACGATATATTGCTCATTTAAACGAACAACTTTAA